A stretch of Caloenas nicobarica isolate bCalNic1 unplaced genomic scaffold, bCalNic1.hap1 Scaffold_1494, whole genome shotgun sequence DNA encodes these proteins:
- the LIPE gene encoding LOW QUALITY PROTEIN: hormone-sensitive lipase (The sequence of the model RefSeq protein was modified relative to this genomic sequence to represent the inferred CDS: inserted 1 base in 1 codon) has translation MDARPLFQSLSALAEDNAAFFGRSGTESGRRFAAAFRALREHGRRLEPALRHVSRLCPRFDLDDATPGNGYRSLVQTARSCVAHAVHKSRYVAAHRGSVFFRAGHNAAELEAYGAALAQLRALLCLAGRLLASSGPGCLFPPEEAGLGQEVLREYSTMSNGCFYGRCLGFQFAPSLRPLLQAIAIGLVSFGENYKPNDTGLGVAAGSLFTSGKFALDPELRGDEFERLTQNLDVQFWKRFWNLTETELLASVASMAATQVGVCRELSVPPEPLELPLAGDPAVTVTIAPPVAHTGPGPVHMRLLSYHLRDGQDSAALSALTRSEGPRAPLRWLRGPPLPPSPALLVHFHGGGFVAQTSRSHEPYLRGWARDLGTPILSVDYALAPEAPFPRALEECFYAYCWALRNCRILGSTAQRVCLAGDSAGGNLCLSVSLRAAAVGVRPPHGIVAAYPVTLVQAAASPSRLLTLLDPLLPISVLCQCLRAYAGVDGDEDPGPPTLETLSPTRLLLRDLRRGAAQWLGGLFRGAPPKNAPPRKSLSEEPPPPAGAGAPPDAEAALGGFPDEFRPLRTRGPPAXVPAPPAPLARNPYMSPLLAPDPMLGGLPPVHLVACALDPMLDDSVALARRLRDLGRPVTLRVVPDLPHGFLSLGPLSPETRRATALCTRLIRDVLHPPAPQDGPRRGSLLLGGRRDSAAPLDGSRRGSVMLGGRRDSLAPQDGSRRGSLLLGGRRDSAAPLDVPRRGSLLLGGRRDSTAPQDGSRRGSVMLGGRRDSAAPLDVPRRGSVMLGGRRDSTAPQDGSRRGSVMLGGRRDSLAPQDVPRRGSVMMGGRRDSLAPQDGSRRGSVMLGGRRDSAAPQDVPRRGSVVLGGRSDSLVTHSTGGTTSPGAPPAVTHSAGGVGGPGAAPTHSAGGATHSAGGVGGPGAAPTHSAGAAARPGGGDAVTHGSGSALTHGNGSIVTHSDGSTVTHSTSNVVTHGDGSTVTHGKGSTLTHSDGSIVTHNDRSTLPHGTSSVLTHSDGSALPHGDGSALTHGNGSALPHGTSNVLTHSDGSTLTHSTSSVLTHSNGSTLPHSTSRVLTHSDGSTLTHSTSRVLTHSDGSMLPHGTSSVLTHSDGSALPHSTSRVLTHSDGSALPHGTSSVLTHSDGSTLTHSTSSILTHSDGSTLTHSTSNVLTHSDGSTLPHGTSSVLTHSDGSMLPHGDGSTLTHSTSNVLPHGDGSALPHSTSSVLTHGNRSTLTHSTSNVLTHSDGCTLPHGDGSTLTRGTSNVLTHSDGSTVTHSDGSALPHSTSSVLTHSSGCTLPHGDGSTLTHSTSNVLPHGDGSALPHSTSSVLTHSDGSALPHGDGSALTHGDGSALPHSTSSVLPHSDGTTAPHSDAPAPPHGPGPTSPPPRPAQPHIGGSPPSPPVPPPPPCCGAPPGPPGRPRAPPNTRRPSGPAGREVGS, from the exons ATGGACGCGCGGCCGCTGTTCCAGTCGCTGTCCGCGCTGGCCGAGGACAACGCCGCGTTCTTCGGGCGCAGCGGCACCGAGAGCGGCCGCCGCTTCGCCGCCGCGTTCCGGGCGCTGCGGGAGCACGGCCGGCGGCTGGAGCCGGCGCTGCGCCACGTGTCGCGGCTCTGCCCGCGCTTCGACCTGGACGACGCCACGCCGGGGAACGGCTACCGGAGCCTCGTGCAGACGGCGCGGAGCTGCGTGGCGCACGCCGTGCACAAGAGCCGCTACGTGGCGGCGCACCGGGGCAGCGTGTTCTTCCGAGCCGGGCACAACGCGGCCGAGCTGGAGGCGTACGGGGCGGCGCTGGCGCAGCTGCGGGCGCTGCTGTGCCTGGCGGGGCGGCTGCTGGCGAGCAGCGGGCCCGGGTGCTTGTTCCCCCCCGAGGAGGccgggctggggcaggaggtgctgcgGGAGTACAGCACCATGAGCAACGGGTGCTTCTACGGGAGGTGCCTGGGCTTCCAG TTCGCCCCGTCCCTGCGTCCCCTCCTCCAGGCCATCGCCATCGGGCTCGTGTCCTTCGGAGAGAACTACAAACCCAACGACACGGGGCTGG GGGTGGCCGCCGGGTCCCTGTTCACCAGCGGGAAGTTCGCGCTGGACCCCGAGCTGCGCGGGGACGAGTTTGAGCGGCTGACGCAGAACCTGGACGTGCAGTTCTGGAAACGCTTCTGGAACCTGACGGAGACCGAGCTGCTGGCG TCGGTGGCCAGCATGGCGGCCACGCAGGTCGGCGTGTGCCGGGAGCTGTCGGTGCCCCCCGAGCCGCTGGAGCTGCCGCTGGCCGGGGACCCCGCGGTCACCGTCACCATCGCCCCCCCCGTGGCGCACACGGGACCCGGCCCCGTGCACATGAGGCTGCTGTCCTATCACCTGAGGGACGGGCAG GACAGCGCGGCCCTGAGCGCCCTGACCCGCTCGGAGGGTCCGCGCGCCCCGCTGCGCTGGCTGCGGGgcccccccctgcccccctccccggcgcTGCTGGTGCATTTCCACGGGGGGGGGTTCGTGGCGCAGACCTCGCGCTCCCACGAGCCCTATTTGAGGGGGTGGGCGCGGGACCTGGGGACCCCCATCCTGTCGGTGGATTACGCGCTGGCGCCCGAGGCGCCGTTTCCGCGGGCGCTCGAGGAGTGTTTCTACGCCTATTGCTGGGCCCTGCGGAACTGCCGCATCCTGG gctcCACGGCGCAGCGCGTGTGCCTGGCGGGGGACAGCGCGGGGGGGAACCTGTGCCTGTCGGTGTCGCTGCGGGCGGCGGCCGTGGGGGTGCGGCCCCCCCACGGCATCGTGGCCGCGTACCCGGTGACGCTGGTGCAGGCGGCGGCGTCACCGTCCCGGCTGCTGACGCTGCTGGACCCGCTGCTGCCCATCAGCGTCCTGTGCCAGTGCCTGCGGGCGTACGCGG gtGTGGACGGGGACGAGGACCCCGGGCCCCCCACCCTGGAGACCCTGAGCCCCACGCGGCTGCTGCTGCGCGACCTGCGCCGGGGGGCGGCCCAGTGGCTGGGGGGGCTGTTCCGGGGGGCCCCCCCAAAGAACG cgcccccccgcAAGAGCCTCTCGGAGgagccgccccccccggccggggccggggccccCCCGGATGCGGAGGCCGCGCTCGGGGGGTTCCCGGACGAGTTCCGGCCGCTGCGCACGCGGGGCCCCCCCG CGGTTCCAGCCCCCCCGGCGCCCCTGGCCCGGAACCCCTACATGTCCCCCCTGCTGGCGCCCGACCCCatgctgggggggctgccccCCGTGCACCTCGTG gcCTGCGCCCTGGACCCCATGCTGGACGACTCGGTGGCGCTggcgcggcggctgcgggaCCTGGGGCGGCCGGTGACGCTGCGGGTGGTGCCGGACCTGCCCCACGGCTTCCTGAGCCTGGGCCCCCTGAGCCCCGAGACGCGCCGGGCGACCGCGCTCTGCACGCGGCTCATCCGCGACGTGCTgcaccccccggccccacagGACGGGCCGCGCCGGGGGTCGCTGCTGCTTGGGGGGCGCAGGGACAGCGCAGCCCCACTGGATGGGTCCCGCCGTGGGTCGGTGATGCTTGGGGGGCGCAGGGACAGTCTGGCCCCACAGGACGGGTCCCGCCGTGGGTCGCTGCTGCTTGGGGGGCGCAGGGACAGCGCAGCCCCACTGGATGTTCCCCGCCGTGGGTCGCTGCTGCTTGGGGGGCgcagggacagcacagccccacaggatGGGTCCCGCCGTGGGTCGGTGATGCTTGGGGGGCGCAGGGACAGCGCAGCCCCACTGGATGTTCCCCGCCGTGGGTCGGTGATGCTTGGGGGGCgcagggacagcacagccccacaggacGGGTCCCGCCGTGGGTCAGTGATGCTTGGGGGGCGCAGGGACAGTCTGGCCCCACAGGATGTTCCCCGCCGTGGGTCGGTGATGATGGGGGGCCGGAGGGATAGTCTGGCCCCACAGGACGGGTCCCGCCGTGGGTCAGTGATGCTTGGGGGGCGCAGGGACAGCGCAGCCCCACAGGATGTTCCCCGCCGTGGGTCGGTGGTGTTGGGGGGCCGCAGCGACAGCCTGGTGACCCACAGCACGGGGGGCACAACCAGCCCGGGCGCCCCACCTGCAGTGACCCACAGCGCGGGGGGCGTGGGGGGCCCCGGAGCTGCCCCGACCCACAGCGCGGGGGGCGCGACCCACAGCGCGGGGGGCGTGGGGGGCCCCGGAGCTGCCCCGACCCACAGCGCGGGGGCTGCAGCCCGCCCAGGTGGGGGGGACGCGGTGACCCACGGCAGCGGGTCCGCCCTGACCCACGGCAATGGGTCCATCGTGACCCACAGCGACGGATCCACTGtgacccacagcaccagcaacGTCGTGACCCACGGCGATGGGTCCACTGTGACCCACGGCAAGGGGTCCACCCTGACCCACAGCGACGGGTCCATCGTGACCCACAATGACAGGTCCACGCTGCCCCACGGCACCAGCAGCGTCCTGACCCACAGCGATGGGTCCGCTCTGCCCCACGGCGATGGGTCCGCCCTGACCCACGGCAACGGGTCCGCTCTGCCCCACGGCACCAGCAACGTCCTGACCCACAGCGACGGGTCCACCCTGACCCATAGCACCAGCAGCGTCCTGACCCACAGCAATGGGTCcacgctgccccacagcaccagcagggTCCTGACCCACAGCGATGGGTCCACCCTGACCCATAGCACCAGCAGGGTCCTGACCCACAGCGATGGGTCCATGCTGCCCCACGGCACCAGCAGCGTCCTGACCCACAGCGATGGGTccgctctgccccacagcaccagcagggTCCTGACCCACAGCGATGGGTCCGCTCTGCCCCACGGCACCAGCAGCGTCCTGACCCACAGCGATGGGTCCACCctgacccacagcaccagcagcatCCTGACCCACAGCGACGGGTCCACCctgacccacagcaccagcaatGTCCTGACCCACAGCGATGGGTCCACTCTGCCCCATGGCACCAGCAGCGTCCTGACCCACAGCGATGGGTCCATGCTGCCCCACGGCGACGGATCTACTctgacccacagcaccagcaatGTCCTGCCCCACGGCGATGGGTccgctctgccccacagcaccagcagcgTCCTGACCCACGGCAACAGATCCACCctgacccacagcaccagcaacGTCCTGACCCACAGCGACGGGTGCACTCTGCCCCACGGCGATGGATCTACCCTGACCCGCGGCACCAGCAACGTCCTGACCCACAGCGATGGCTCCACCGTGACCCACAGCGATGGGTccgctctgccccacagcaccagcagcgTCCTGACCCACAGCAGCGGGTGCACTCTGCCCCACGGCGACGGATCTACTctgacccacagcaccagcaatGTCCTGCCCCACGGCGATGGGTccgctctgccccacagcaccagcagcgTCCTGACCCACAGCGATGGGTCCGCTCTGCCCCACGGCGATGGGTCCGCCCTGACCCACGGCGACGGGTccgctctgccccacagcaccagcagcgTCCTGCCCCACAGTGACGGCACCACCGCGCCCCACAGTGATGCCCCCGCTCCGCCCCACGGCCCCGGCCCCACatccccgcccccccgcccggcccagCCCCACATCGGGGGGTCCCCGCCCAGCCCCCcggtcccgccgccccccccgtgCTGTggggcccccccgggcccccccgggcGCCCCCGGGCGCCCCCAAACACCCGCCGGCCcagcggccccgcggggcgggAAGTGGGGTCCTGA
- the MEGF8 gene encoding LOW QUALITY PROTEIN: multiple epidermal growth factor-like domains protein 8 (The sequence of the model RefSeq protein was modified relative to this genomic sequence to represent the inferred CDS: inserted 2 bases in 2 codons): GFGVRGDSGCGGIRGVGGFGVQADLGCRGIRVQGDSGRGGIRGAGGFGVRGDLGRGGIRGAGGFGVQGDSGAGGFGARGIRGAGGFGVQGDSGCRRIWGAGGFGAQGDSGCRRIWGAGGFGAQGDSGCGGIRGAGGFGVQADSGCGWIRGAGGFRVRGDSGRRGIRGAGGFGVRGDSGRRGIRVRGDSGRRGIRGAGGFGVRVDSSAGGFGVRVDSGAGGTGGLGVRADLGAHWGSRRPVPAGVLVLYHEANGSAGSGFNASVGVQGVAEPPCRGTPGTPTAPPAPGTAGPAPGGAAANRAAAAAVPDSRAPRVRSRTAPGASTPPAGFLQRFGHSLVEGPDGTLWMFGGLSLPQGLLETLSVPERRWTQLLAGGQNGGPGPAPRLLHAAAPLPPLRAMLVLGGVTRGGGVADDAWALELGTLQWEAPGPLTPLTPPELGTLQRRRLQGPIPPVAGHTLTLCGSSVLLIGGYSPQNGFNQQLLELRLDTLRWAVARPTGTPPAGLYGHSAVYHEPSDAVFVFGGQRFHVESVGPSAELYSLHCPTLTWALLAPARGEKPQPHFFHAAAVVGDTMVVLGGRSDTRDFSDQLLLYQLRCNTWVLPPHTAALQHVGAAPPHRPVGAGGAMEPAVLPAAAVSGGLVLVSGGFSGGSVGXLWALRVPPDPCQALPDPPACARGGGCAWCQGGCVAAHTAGRLGCTPGPPSCAPGPRTPQDCRRLRSCSECLALHPQTLRDGAAGPPPCKWCTNCPEGACIARGGSCAAENDCRINQREIFGATNCSEAACEASDCGKCTATGKCMWTRQFKRTGETRRILSVSPTYDWSCFSHSLLNVSPMPVESSPPLPCPPPCHSHTSCGACLGSKGADGGWQHCLWSMALQECMSPSFAPLRCVAGGCGRVLRSPQSCGGGCGGASQCSQCLRRPRCGWCARRXGNGAGRCLEGGRVDPPTVGARGGAGPTPSGRFGVSPENECENGNHDCGETQECRDLPHGFACACRGGYRADNGSGPCRPVCPGGCGNGTCVEPGRCRCRFGFVGPDCSEPCECNGHGQCPPGHPRTCPVCLNNTQGAQCERCRPLFVGSARDGGSCRSCRSFCRQNADVCVTREELERARRHPERFPLDPAAIPSWVPEGPSEAAAVCVNCRNNSVGPRCAGCRAGFFLLDGTCTRCQCNGHADTCNELDGTGCPCQNNTESGSCTGDRRDCYRHQCSKCRDSFHGQPVGGQQCYRLLAVEQEYCLDPTSQSNCFHQPGLRHLGRGRTVLFGVQPKFTNVDIRITLDVTFGAVDLFVSTAYDTFAVDVEPGSGRHVVRLQGGARGANANGSRGLREERAGGLVTYVTVRDAAPALVVRGVRDRLVLTYPHALHPLKSSRFYLLLLGVGGAGAGGASQGLLFFRQDQAHIDLFVFFSVFFSCFFLFLALCVLLWKAKQALDARRERRRQLREMSQMASRPFARVTVCFQPRGAGRGTAGTAGTAGTAGTAGTAGTAARAAPLTLEPTEDGVAAVATLLLQLPGGAPGGPPRAALASALVALRGAPHEPPGGGRKGGAGGHELTAMAL; the protein is encoded by the exons GTGGATTCGGGGTGCGGGGGGATTCGGGGTGCGGGGGGATTCGGGGCGTGGGGGGATTCGGGGTGCAGGcggatttggggtgcagggggattCGGGTGCAGGGGGATTCGGGGCGTGGGGGGATTCGGGGTGCAGGCGGatttggggtgcggggggatTTGGGGCGCGGGGGGATTCGGGGTGCGGGGGGATTCGGGGTGCAGGGGGATTCGGGTGCAGGGGGATTCGGGGCGCGGGGGATTCGGGGTGCGGGGGGATTCGGGGTGCAGGGGGATTCGGGGTGCAGGCGGatttggggtgcggggggatTTGGGGCGCAGGGGGATTCGGGGTGCAGGCGGatttggggtgcggggggatTCGGGGCGCAGGGGGATTCGGGGTGCGGGGGGATTCGGGGCGCAGGGGGATTCGGGGTGCAGGCAGATTCGGGGTGTGGGTGGATTCGGGGTGCAGGCGGATTCAGGGTGCGGGGGGATTCGGGGCGCAGGGGGATTCGGGGTGCAGGCGGATTCGGGGTGCGGGGGGATTCGGGGCGCAGGGGGATTCGGGTGCGGGGGGATTCGGGGCGCAGGGGGATTCGGGGTGCAGGCGGATTCGGGGTGCGGGTGGATTCGAGTGCAGGGGGATTCGGGGTGCGGGTGGATTCGGGTGCAGGGGGCACAGGCGGACTCGGGGTGCGGGCGGATTTGGGGGCGCACTGGGGGTCCCGACGCCCGGTCCCCGCAGGGGTGCTGGTCCTGTACCACGAGGCCAACGGCAGCGCGGGCTCGGGGTTCAACGCCAGCgtcggggtgcagggggtggcgGAGCCGCCGTGCCGGGGGACCCCGGGGACCCCAactgccccccctgccccggggACTGCGGGGCCGGCGCCGGGAGGGGCGGCTGCCAACAG GGCCGCTGCCGCTGCCGTCCCGGATTCTCGGGCCCCGCGTGTGAGGAGCCGAACGGCCCCGGGAGCCTC GACCCCGCCAGCCGGGTTCCTGCAGCGCTTCGGCCACTCGCTGGTCGAGGGTCCGGACGGGACCCTCTGGATGTTCGGGGGCCTCTCGCTgccccaggggctgctggagaC GCTGTCCGTCCCCGAGCGCCGCTGGACGCAGCTGCTGGCGGGGGGGCAGaacggcggccccggccccgccccccggctgCTCCACGCGGCCGCGCCCCTCCCCCCGCTGCGCGCCATGCTGGTGCTGGGCGGGGTCACGCGCGGCGGGGGCGTGGCCGACGACGCCTGGGCGCTGGAGCTGGGGACGCTGCAGTGGGAGGCGCCT ggccccctgacccccctgacccccccagagcTGGGGACGCTGCAGCGGAGGCGCCTGCAG GGCCCCATTCCCCCGGTGGCCGGGCACACCCTGACCCTGTGCGGCTCCTCCGTGCTCCTCATCGGGGGATATTCGCCCCAAAACGGCTTcaaccagcagctgctggagctgcggcTCGACACGCTGCGCTGGGCGGTGGCGCGGcccacggggacccccccggcag gtcTGTATGGTCACTCCGCCGTGTACCACGAGCCCTCGGACGCCGTGTTCGTGTTCGGGGGGCAGCGTTTCCACGTGGAGTCCGTGGGTCCGTCCGCCGAGCTCTACAGCCTGCACTGCCCGACCCTGACCTGGGCGCTGCTGGCGCCCGCCCGCGGGGAGAAg ccccagccccatttCTTCCACGCGGCCGCGGTCGTGGGGGACACGATGGTGGTTCTGGGGGGTCGCAGCGACACCCGCGACTTCAGCGACCAGCTGCTGCTCTACCAGCTGCGCTGCAACacctgggtgctgcccccccacACCG CTGCGCTGCAACAtgtgggtgctgcccccccacACCG ACCCGTCGGTGCTGGGGGAGCCATGGAGCCCGCGGTGCTGCCGGCGGCCGCCGTGTCCggggggctggtgctggtgtcCGGGGGGTTCTCGGGGGGCAGCGTGG GGCTGTGGGCGCTGCGGGTGCCCCCCGacccctgccaggccctgcccgACCCCCCGGCCTGCGCGCGCGGGGGGGGCTGCGCATGGTGCCAGGGGGGGTGCGTGGCGGCGCACACGGCCGGCAG GTTGGGCtgcacccccggcccccccagctGCGCCCCCGGCCCCCGAACCCCCCAGGACTGTCGGCGCCTGCGGAGCTGCAGCGAGTGCctggccctgcacccccaaaccctgcggGACGGGGCGGCG ggcccccccccGTGTAAATGGTGCACCAACTGCCCCGAGGGCGCCTGCATCGCGCGGGGCGGCAGCTGCGCGGCCGAGAACGATTGTCGCATCAACCAGCGCGAGATCTTCGGGGCCACCAACTGCTCCGAGGCGGCTTGTGAGGCCTCGGACTGCGGCAAGTGCACGGCCACGGGCAAGTGCATGTGGACGCGGCAGTTCAAGAGAACCG GCGAGACCCGGCGCATCCTGAGCGTGTCCCCCACGTACGACTGGAGCTGCTTCAGCCACTCGCTGCTCAACGTGTCCCCGATGCCCGTGGAGTCGtcgccccccctgccctgtccccccccctGTCACAGCCACACCAGCTGTGGGGCCTGTCTGGGCTCCAAGGGGGCGGACGGGGGGTGGCAGCACTGCCTGTGGAGCATGGCGCTGCAGGAG tgcaTGAGCCCCAGCTTCGCCCCCCTGCGCTGCGTGGCCGGGGGGTGCGGGCGGGTGCTGCGCAGCCCCCAGAGCTGcgggggcggctgcgggggggcctcccagtgctcccagtgcctgcGCCGGCCCCGCTGCGGCTGGTGCGCCCGCC GGGGCAACGGAGCCGGACGCTGCCTGGAGGGGGGGCGCGTGGACCCCCCGACGGTGGGTGCccggggg GGTGCGGGGCCGACGCCGAGTGGGcgttttggggtgtcccccgaGAACGAGTGTGAGAACGGGAACCACGACTGCGGGGAGACCCAGGAGTGCCGGGACCTGCCCCACGGCTTCGCCTGCGCCTGCCGGGGCGGCTACCGGGCCGACAA cggCTCGGGCCCCTGCCGGCCCGTGTGTCCCGGGGGCTGCGGCAACGGGACGTGTGTTGAACCCGGTCGCTGCCGCTGCCGCTTCGGCTTCGTGGGCCCCGACTGCTCGGAGCCGTGTGAGTGCAACGGGCACGGGCAGTGCCCCCCGGGGCACCCCAGGACCTGCCCCGTCTGCCTCAACAACACCCAG GGCGCGCAGTGCGAGCGCTGCCGGCCGCTGTTCGTGGGCTCGGCGCGGGACGGGGGGTCGTGCCGCTCCTGCCGCAGCTTCTGCCGCCAAAACGCCGACGTGTGCGTGACCCGCGAGGAGCTGGAGCGGGCGCGGAGGCACCCGGAGCGCTTCCCGCTGGACCCGGCCGCG ATCCCGTCGTGGGTCCCCGAGGGGcccagcgaggccgcggccGTTTGCGTGAACTGCAGGAACAACAGCGTCGGGCCGCGGTGCGCGGGCTGCCGGGCCGGCTTCTTCCTGCTGGACGGGACCTGCACCCG gtgccagTGCAACGGCCACGCCGACACGTGCAACGAGCTGGACGGGACGGGGTGTCCGTGCCAGAACAACACGGAGAGCGGGAGCTGCACCGGGGACAGGAGGGACTGCTACCGGCAccag tgcTCCAAGTGCCGCGACTCGTTCCACGGGCAGCCGGTGGGGGGCCAGCAGTGCTACCGCCTGCTGGCGGTGGAGCAGGAGTACTGCCTGGACCCCACGTCGCAGAGCAACTGCTTCCACCAGCCGGGGCTGCGGCACCTGGGCCGCGGGCGCACCGTCCTGTTCGGCGTGCAGCCCAAGTTCACCAACGTCGACATCCGCATCACGCTGGACGTCACGTTCGGCGCCGTCGACCTCTTCGTGTCCACCGCCTACGACACGTTCGCCGTGGACGTGGAGCCGGGCAGCGGGCGCCACGTGGTGCGGCTGCAGGGCGGCGCGCGCGGCGCCAACGCCAACGGCTCGCGGGGGCTGCGCGAGGAGCGCGCCGGCGGGCTGGTGACCTACGTGACGGTGCGGGACGCGGCGCCGGCGCTGGTGGTGCGCGGCGTGCGGGACCGCCTGGTGCTCACCTACCCGCACGCGCTGCACCCGCTCAAGTCCAGCCGCTtctacctgctgctgctgggcgtCGGGGGCGCCGGCGCGGGGGGCGCCTCGCAGGGGCTGCTGTTCTTCCGGCAGGACCAGGCGCACATCGACCTCTTCGTCTTCTTCTCCGTCTTcttctcctgcttcttcctGTTCCTGGCGCTCTGCGTGctgctctggaaggccaagcagGCGCTGGACGCGCGGCGCGAGCGGCGCCGGCAGCTGCGCGAGATGAGCCAGATGGCCAGCCGGCCCTTCGCCAGGGTCACCGTCTGCTTCCAGCCGCGCGGCGCCGGCCGCGGCACGGCTGGCACGGCTGGCACGGCTGGCACGGCTGGCACGGCTGGCACGGCTGGCACGGCGGCGCGCGCGGCGCCGCTCACGCTGGAGCCCACGGAGGACGGCGTGGCCGCCGTGGccacgctgctgctgcagctgccgggGGGCGCGCCGGggggccccccccgcgccgcgctGGCGTCCGCGCTGGTGGCGCTGCGGGGGGCGCCGCACGAGCCCCCGGGCGGCGGCCGCaaggggggcgcgggggggcacGAGCTCACGGCCATGGCGCTGTGA